From Microbacterium sp. LWH11-1.2, one genomic window encodes:
- a CDS encoding RNA polymerase sigma factor: protein MDDSPRSETARSAPDQGSTERAVAAVWRIESARIVGALTRIVGDFGLAEDLAQEALVDALRQWPVEGVPRNAAAWLTAVAKRKAIDGWRRRERLDERVALLAHDLEREQAEAGDMLWDPDAVDDDVLRLIFIACHPVLSKEAQVALTLRVVAGLSSEEIARAFLVPTATVQQRIVRAKKTLAAANAPFEVPPREEHAQRLGAVLGVLYLIFNEAHAASSGPDLMRPELSDEAIRLGRVLAALMPGEPDVHGLLALMELTAARFAARVDANGDPVLLADQDRRRWDRSRISRGRAALAAADAVGRGRGAYSLQAAIAECHAVAASVDDTDWDRIVLLYEALGRIAPSPVVELNRAAAVAMATGPASALRIIDQLSSSGVLRGYHLLPATRGELLLRLGREEEARSEFAVAAGLAGNDRERALLDRKAHGHER from the coding sequence ATGGACGACTCCCCGCGCAGCGAGACGGCGCGTTCCGCCCCCGATCAGGGGTCGACGGAGCGCGCCGTCGCCGCCGTCTGGCGCATCGAATCCGCGCGCATCGTCGGAGCCCTCACCCGCATCGTCGGCGACTTCGGCCTGGCGGAGGATCTCGCGCAGGAGGCGCTCGTCGACGCGCTGCGGCAGTGGCCCGTCGAGGGAGTTCCGCGCAACGCGGCGGCCTGGCTCACCGCGGTCGCGAAGCGCAAGGCCATCGACGGGTGGCGCCGTCGCGAGCGGCTCGACGAGCGCGTCGCGCTGCTCGCCCACGACCTGGAGCGGGAGCAGGCGGAAGCGGGGGACATGCTGTGGGATCCGGATGCCGTCGACGACGACGTCCTGCGCCTGATCTTCATCGCCTGTCACCCGGTGCTCTCGAAGGAGGCGCAGGTCGCACTCACCCTGCGCGTCGTCGCCGGTCTGTCGAGCGAGGAGATCGCCCGCGCGTTCCTCGTGCCGACGGCGACCGTGCAGCAGCGGATCGTCCGTGCGAAGAAGACGCTCGCCGCCGCGAACGCCCCGTTCGAGGTGCCGCCCCGCGAGGAGCACGCGCAGCGCCTCGGAGCCGTCCTGGGGGTGCTCTATCTGATCTTCAACGAGGCGCACGCCGCGTCGAGCGGCCCGGACCTGATGCGGCCGGAGCTCAGCGACGAGGCGATCCGGCTCGGCAGAGTGCTGGCGGCGCTGATGCCCGGCGAGCCCGACGTGCACGGCCTGCTCGCGCTCATGGAGCTGACGGCGGCACGGTTCGCCGCTCGGGTGGACGCGAACGGCGACCCCGTGCTGCTGGCCGATCAGGACCGGCGCCGCTGGGATCGCAGCCGCATCTCGCGGGGTCGTGCGGCTCTCGCTGCGGCGGATGCCGTCGGTCGCGGTCGCGGCGCCTACAGCCTGCAGGCAGCGATCGCCGAGTGCCATGCCGTCGCGGCATCCGTCGACGACACCGACTGGGACCGGATCGTGCTGCTCTACGAAGCGCTGGGACGCATCGCCCCCTCACCTGTGGTCGAGCTGAACCGTGCGGCCGCGGTGGCGATGGCCACGGGCCCGGCATCGGCGTTGCGCATCATCGACCAGCTGTCGTCGTCGGGCGTGCTGCGCGGCTACCATCTGCTGCCCGCGACGCGCGGCGAGCTGCTCCTGCGTCTCGGGCGCGAGGAGGAGGCGCGGAGCGAGTTCGCCGTGGCAGCGGGGCTGGCCGGAAATGACCGGGAGAGAGCGCTGCTGGATCGGAAGGCGCACGGACACGAAAGATGA
- a CDS encoding glycosyltransferase, whose protein sequence is MSPDTAAGELPDAEYLVLSSRLIPGRDGGYTIASLARARQLARAGVADGCGPQLLTFDPGTAAAHAEHRAFFAEHGELTDLSRMRNLFDEAAAPGGGAAAWLLAAADAAAAPEPGIEYRVLDDADGRPFAALPVIPGNPDWHLTEQPVLIHDASGEVVGGVRGFRGLYCAWLDHVTASFGDRRIVVICESRQLGELVADWSDPRVRIIHPIHTIHLEAPYTPDAPMSVFWKRWLALADRFDAVVWPTETQRDDVVARFGDAARHVVVPNPITPVERRDDLREDGLVVVLGRLAPAKRVDQAIRAFLAADVPGARLEIWGEGAEHEKIQTLLDELDAGERILLAGYTDDPGRVLDRASVVVTSTAFEGQPLGVVEALLHGAPVIAYDVRYGIRDVLQQGGGVLVPGGDVEALGDALRRVLTDDEWRARLSAEAPAVAAAWNPEHSLAALAAVIRDAVSRPSRR, encoded by the coding sequence GTGTCCCCGGATACGGCGGCCGGGGAGCTCCCCGACGCCGAGTACCTGGTGCTGTCCAGCCGTCTGATCCCGGGCCGGGACGGCGGATACACGATCGCCTCGCTCGCCCGCGCCCGGCAGCTGGCCCGTGCCGGCGTCGCCGACGGCTGTGGGCCGCAGCTGCTCACCTTCGATCCCGGTACGGCGGCCGCGCACGCGGAGCACCGGGCGTTCTTCGCCGAGCACGGCGAGCTGACCGACCTGTCGCGGATGCGCAATCTCTTCGACGAGGCGGCCGCGCCCGGCGGGGGAGCGGCGGCCTGGCTCCTCGCGGCGGCGGATGCTGCGGCGGCACCCGAGCCCGGCATCGAGTACCGGGTGCTCGACGACGCCGACGGCCGCCCGTTCGCGGCGCTGCCGGTCATCCCCGGGAATCCCGACTGGCATCTCACCGAGCAGCCCGTGCTGATCCACGATGCATCGGGGGAGGTCGTGGGCGGTGTCCGCGGGTTCCGCGGGCTGTACTGTGCGTGGCTCGACCACGTCACGGCGTCCTTCGGCGACCGCCGCATCGTCGTGATCTGCGAGTCCCGACAGCTCGGCGAGCTCGTCGCGGACTGGTCGGATCCCCGTGTGCGCATCATCCACCCGATCCACACCATCCACCTCGAGGCGCCGTACACGCCGGATGCGCCGATGAGCGTGTTCTGGAAGCGCTGGCTCGCGCTGGCCGACCGGTTCGACGCGGTCGTGTGGCCGACCGAGACGCAGCGCGACGACGTGGTGGCCCGGTTCGGCGACGCGGCGCGGCACGTCGTCGTCCCCAACCCCATCACACCGGTCGAGCGGCGGGATGACCTGCGCGAAGACGGCCTGGTCGTCGTGCTCGGGCGGCTCGCTCCCGCCAAGCGCGTCGATCAGGCGATCCGCGCATTCCTCGCCGCCGATGTTCCGGGCGCCCGGCTGGAGATCTGGGGCGAGGGAGCCGAGCACGAGAAGATCCAGACCCTGCTCGACGAGCTCGATGCGGGGGAGCGGATCCTGCTCGCGGGCTACACCGACGACCCGGGGCGGGTGCTCGATCGTGCGTCCGTCGTCGTGACGTCCACGGCGTTCGAAGGCCAGCCGCTCGGAGTGGTCGAGGCGCTGCTGCATGGTGCGCCCGTCATCGCCTACGACGTGCGCTACGGCATCCGTGACGTGCTGCAGCAGGGCGGGGGAGTCCTGGTCCCCGGCGGCGACGTCGAGGCCCTGGGCGACGCCCTGCGGCGCGTGCTCACTGACGACGAGTGGCGCGCGCGGCTCAGCGCCGAGGCCCCCGCGGTCGCAGCGGCCTGGAACCCCGAGCACTCCCTCGCCGCTCTCGCCGCGGTGATCCGGGACGCGGTATCGCGTCCTTCGCGTCGCTGA
- a CDS encoding GlsB/YeaQ/YmgE family stress response membrane protein: MSFLGFLLLGLIAGAIAKLILPGKQGGGWIVTLLLGVVGAFLGGWLGSVIFGVGLEEFWSLQTWLLAIGGAIVVLLIYGLIVGRGSKARN, translated from the coding sequence ATGAGTTTCCTCGGATTCCTTCTTCTCGGCCTCATCGCCGGCGCCATCGCCAAGCTGATCCTCCCGGGCAAGCAGGGCGGCGGCTGGATCGTCACGCTCCTGCTCGGCGTGGTCGGCGCCTTCCTGGGCGGCTGGCTCGGATCCGTCATCTTCGGTGTGGGCCTGGAGGAGTTCTGGAGCCTGCAGACCTGGCTCCTCGCGATCGGCGGCGCCATCGTCGTGCTGCTGATCTACGGCCTGATCGTCGGCCGCGGCAGCAAGGCTCGCAACTGA
- a CDS encoding YciI family protein codes for MKYMLIMRATDEAVESFKEMPFEEVIEAMGKYNESMIKAGVLAAGEGLTDAAEGFVVDFSAETPLITDGPYGETKELFNGFWIIEVSSREEAAEWASRAPLGPGSFLEVRRVTDMSDFPADNEWIQKEEGWRDEQAQRAQQ; via the coding sequence ATGAAGTACATGCTCATCATGCGCGCGACCGACGAAGCGGTGGAGTCCTTCAAGGAGATGCCGTTCGAAGAGGTCATCGAGGCGATGGGGAAGTACAACGAGTCCATGATCAAGGCCGGCGTGCTGGCCGCGGGTGAAGGCCTCACCGACGCCGCCGAGGGATTCGTCGTCGACTTCAGCGCCGAGACGCCCCTGATCACTGACGGCCCCTACGGCGAGACCAAGGAGCTCTTCAACGGGTTCTGGATCATCGAGGTCTCCAGTCGCGAGGAGGCTGCCGAGTGGGCGAGCCGCGCACCCCTCGGACCCGGCTCCTTCCTCGAGGTGCGCCGCGTCACCGACATGTCCGACTTCCCCGCCGACAACGAGTGGATCCAGAAGGAAGAGGGCTGGCGCGACGAGCAGGCGCAGCGCGCACAGCAGTGA